The Oculatellaceae cyanobacterium DNA window GCACATCATCTGAGTTTGCTCAGGAAATGTCATTTGCTTGACTTGTTGCAGGATTTCTTCTGCAAACTGCATACTGGCTGCGCCAGGAGCCGCAACCGTCACGGTCTTACCCATCTCCAAGAAAGCGAACCATGTCCATGCCAGTTGATCTTCGGCGCTAAGTTGGTTGAATCGAGCAGTTAGAGCTGGCACGGCATCAGCCGACAGTGTGTTGGGGAAAATGCCACGGGCGGAGTCGATAGTAATTGCCATATAGAGGATTACCTCACTAAGTTTTCAACTGACCCAACGTGGAGCAATAAACTCAACTTACAGTTCTGCTCCCCAACCAACTTATCATAAATCTTTACAAAAGTTAAAATATGTTTACATAATCCGGTACAACTTGGCGCAAACCTTCTGTTTGTGCAACCAGGGGCAACCAGTAGTTAAAGTCGTTGCCCTGTATAAATTTCAGCATTTATCTGTTTCTGATAAGTGTCAGCAGTTTTTACACCCAGTTGATAAGTTATTTCAATGTTTTATTTAAAGTAGATTTGACATTTTAAGAGGAGTACTGTATATAGTACTTTACTATAGTAAAGTACTAAGTAGTGAATGGGTACTTTACTAGCTGTAAGACTATGGCGACCAATAACAAACCTGTGAGTGTATACTTACCCAAAGATTTAGAGCAGTATCTTACTGAGTATTGCACTGAGTACAGTATTACTCGTAAGGATAAAATGGGTCAGGTTTCTCCGGCTTGGGGTACGGCTATTGTAGAAATCCTCAAACATTACTTTACTGGGGATAAGCAAAGTAATATACCTGGTGACGTACTAAGTACTTTACCTGATGACTATATACAATCTATCAAGGAAGAAATTCGATTAGATTTAATTCCTGAGTTTAAGGAAATCCTCAAACTAGATCTACAGCAGCTACAAAGCAGGGTTGAGGAATTAGAGAAAAGGGTGATCGCGCAAGGAGCAGAGGAAGTAGAAGTAGATACACAGCCAGTAGTCGAAGCAGTTCCCGAAGTTTTGGCGGCAGAGGAGGAAGCGGCACAAAAATTAGAATCTTTGGTAGTTGAGGTAGATGCACCAAAAACCCTGGAAGCATTAATAGAGGTAGACAAAACAGCGATGGCTGAAAATCTAGAACCTGCAATCTCGTCTGAGCCAACAGTAAATAAAAATGCCGTGAGTTTTGCTAGTAAATCAGTAAAATTCAACGAAGGTTTGACTGGTGCTGCTCTTGCTCAAAGACTAGGCAGAGACGCTGGCGGCATCGTCAAACATCATAAAAAAGGTGATTTGGCCCAATGGAGCCAAAGTTTAGATCCTGACAGCATCGCTTGGGAACGAAGACAAAAACTTTATTTTCCAGTGGACAATGTGAAATAGTTTTTTAGAAGTAACCAATTGAGCGTAGAGTCACGTAAGGGATTACAAAATGTATCCTCACTGTGTCTGCGCCGCATACTCTCTTCACTGATAGCGATTTGTTCGCGCCTGCTATATCCAATTATCAATGATTGTATAAACCCGTTAACCGTTTCCCCCACTTTTTCACCAAAAAAGCTGCGACTTCTACCATCTCTGGCTCAAAGGTTTGAACATAATCCAGTACCCAAGGGGATAATTGCTCTTGTTGCAGGGTTGCCAATATTAGATCGGGATCGTCTTCTTGCGATAACCTTTCTAAAAGGATGGACTGAAAGGTTGCTAACTCATCACACATTATGCGCTCTCCTTTACTAGTTGTTTAATTCGCGCGAAATCTTGTCTAAATGCTTTAAAGTCAGCTTCGGTGTACAGGGTATGACCGATGCGCTCAAAGATCACAGCTTCAACATTAGGGCAGCGATGAAGCACGAGTGCTAGTAACTCAAACACCGCTTCTGGCACGGTATCATCGTGTGTATCGCGTCGAATAAGTTTGGTTTGTTGCCCCTTTGAGGTCATACTCCAGGAACCGCCGGAAACGTGCAGTTCTCGCACCCGATGCAAGGGATAGGATTTTAATAATTGCTCCGCAGACTGTTGAAAATTGTGCAGTTGACAGTACAAATTGTGTAAATCTAGCACGAAAAAACCATTTACAGGTTCTAGTAATTGAGCGATAAACTCTCCCTGCTGCAACACATCCTGCAATCCAAATGCAAATGCTAAATTTTCCAATCCTATAGGAACATTTGCTGTGTCTGACAAACGTTTGAGACTATCACGCCCTAGTTGTAAAGTTTCAGAAGTCAGGGGTAATGGAAAGGGTGCACTTTGATAAAAATCTCCTGCTGCCATCCAGCCAAAATGCTCAGAAATGTGGCGATAGCGATAGTTCAGGCATTCTTGTTGCAAGAGTTTGAGCCAACGGGTTTGGCGTTCACCTCTTTGTCCTGAGAGCAGCGAGTAACTGACACCATGCCCAATTAGGCGATCGCGTTTTGAGTAAAACTTCAGCAGTTTTTCAACCCAAGTCGGTTTTGCTTTTACCCCCCAACCCATGTCAAAACTCCACTCAAGTATTTCCACTTCCCCAGACTCAAATAAAGGTTGGGTAGCTTGAAAAAAATTAGACTCCATCATTAATGAGAGTCCAACCAAAGGAGTACGGCGCTTCAATTTAAACATGGCTAGTTATTTAGGCAACTCTTTAATTAAAGAGCGGTTGAGAGCATGATTCAGCATTCGGTACGCGATCGCATATGGAGCGTGAAACCTACGGCGATTAACCCATCCCGCAGGCAGGACAAGGCTCAATTGGTGCTTGTTGCTGTGGAGTGGGAGAGGAAGCTTCTAGCAATTTATCTTCGATTGC harbors:
- a CDS encoding orange carotenoid protein N-terminal domain-containing protein, whose amino-acid sequence is MAITIDSARGIFPNTLSADAVPALTARFNQLSAEDQLAWTWFAFLEMGKTVTVAAPGAASMQFAEEILQQVKQMTFPEQTQMMC
- a CDS encoding DUF692 family multinuclear iron-containing protein translates to MFKLKRRTPLVGLSLMMESNFFQATQPLFESGEVEILEWSFDMGWGVKAKPTWVEKLLKFYSKRDRLIGHGVSYSLLSGQRGERQTRWLKLLQQECLNYRYRHISEHFGWMAAGDFYQSAPFPLPLTSETLQLGRDSLKRLSDTANVPIGLENLAFAFGLQDVLQQGEFIAQLLEPVNGFFVLDLHNLYCQLHNFQQSAEQLLKSYPLHRVRELHVSGGSWSMTSKGQQTKLIRRDTHDDTVPEAVFELLALVLHRCPNVEAVIFERIGHTLYTEADFKAFRQDFARIKQLVKESA